GGCAATCCCTGCTCCGCCGCCGGAGGAGACTGTCCAATTGCCAAGCAACCCACTGTTAGCCAATCAGGGAGCTCGGAGGTGATGTCATGGCGAGAGCCCAGCAGTGGTGCTGATGTTGAGAGAAGCCTAGGGTACCACTAATTGAGGGAGTGAGAAGAGAGCAGCTCTCTTTGGAAACCGGACTGCAGGTAAGCAGAACTGAGAGGCGGATAATCGGAGGGTTTTTCAAACGAAAGGAAGAAACAACAGCAGCCAGAGAGGGGGAGAAACAAGGGTTTGGTGTCTATTGTGTTGCCTTTGGTTCACTCGGTCGATTAAACTTTGTCAAATCCTGGGGGAGAAGCAGGGTGAGGCAAAACGATGGTGCTTGAAGAGCAGTGAGGGTGGGCTCTGGGCATCATTTTGTTCCAGAGGAGTGGGACGTGTCGTGGAGGTTCATGTtatttctgcatttaaaaaaaaaaatgtgcttttgaGAGAAGAAGGTTTGTTGGAGCTCAGCTTCTTCGGAGGCTGCTCTGACTGAGGACCCCCGTATTCGAGCTGAAGAAGCTCTGCTTTTTGACGTTCTCATCTGTTCCTTTCGTTCttggtcttgttttttttttggggggggggagcacggtcttttctttctctcccagctCTGTGCAGTCTTACTTTTTCTCTCTCGGCCTGAAGGATGCAGTGAGATCATCCCCTCTCGCTTGCCCCGCCCCACCCTGAGGTCAACCTAATTCTAACTGGCTCCGCAACTGGCTCTAAGGCAGAGGATGCCAGCTGGCAGGACAGCCACACCCAGGTTCGCTGGTCCTCGACCAGTCACAGGCAGCCCCCTTTGCGCTCAGCCCACCACCCCGGCCAGGAGTTCTAGCGTCCTTTCCCCCTCTTTTCCAGAGCTCTGATGTCCAGCCCATAGCTGTGTCCCCACGTGGCAGccctgtctttgttttatttctcccaGGAACACAGTTAGGTGTCTAAGTGCTTCATTGTCCTCAACCTGGACAGTTTTGGGGGATACCTCAGAGGCTAGGTCAGACAGCCTTAGGTCACCCTGTCTGAAGACCCCAGGCAGGGATACCCCATGTCCCCACACCAAGTGGACAGCTGATGGGATGACCTGACAATGACCTGCTGGAGTTCTGAGGGGTGAAGGGTGGAGACGGAATGTGTTGGAATCCATCTCCCCTAAGGCTGGGGCCCCTCGGGGAGGAGAGTTCTCCCTCGGGTGGGTGCTTGGGTGATGAGATCATGCACCAGATGTGGAAATAATGATAGCGgtggagggaagcagaggcagagggggcaGGTCAATGCAGAGCCAGAAGGCAGCCATGACCTCCCAGTACCCTGGTCTTGCTTCCAGCCCCCCTTGCTCCCTGCCTTGTGGATAGAGGTGTGTTCTCAGTCCTTTCCTAAGCTGACCAGATCCCTCCACCTGGTCCTAGACATCTACTTTTCCCCAGCTCCACCCAGTCACATCTGGAACAACTGGGAAGTGATTTGGGAGCTTTATCTGCTAGGAAGGTTCATCACAGAGCCTGCAGCCTTGTGGAAAGTGAGATCCCCATCATTGATGGCATTCAGGGGGAGCTGGATGACCACCCAGCAGAGAAATACTGGACATCTCTACTGTGGGGGGTAATCCAGACCAGGGCTGTTGAACTGCAGGCTGAAACCCAACTATTGGATAATGAAATCAATTTTGTAGAATGTAActgatatttgaaaaataaaattagacagAATAGAGTAGGAAAAAAGACAGAACACACCTCATATAATGGCTACTGCTTCTTGTGCCTTTTTAGTTCTATGTTTTTAGCTaggtatatatttgtatatatatatatgtgtgtgtgtatgtatatgtgtgtgtgtgtgtgtgtgtgtgtgtgtgtgttctatccaaatacacatatatgtttctGTCTTGGCATTCATATGCTGGCTCATGGCATAAAATCTAGCTTTTATTATGGATTCCAGGCAATAAATAGTTGAGGATCATTGAACTAAGTAACTTCTGATTGTCTCTTCTAGCCCCAAGCCTACACACTGATGAAAAATTCACTaggctgaacatttttttttttcagttaaaaaaatttaattgtagTAAAATGTAATCAACACAAAAGTgactattttcattgttttaagttGGCAATGTTGTCCATGCAATGTTCTGGAATATTTTCATCCTGCAGATATGTACCAATTAAACACTCACTCCTTCATTTCCACCTCTGAATGTGGCTCTGCCAGGTGCCCCCTAGCAATGGAACCACACAttttctggcttattttacttggCATGCTGTTCTCCCATTTTCATCCATGTTGTGGACTGTGTGCCCCTGCTCCCAGGTACCAGCTAAGTGACCCAAAGTTACAATGAAATCTCAGTCTTGTTTAACCAGAAAGGATGTTTATTCAGGGGCATGGCATGCTCTGAAGGATTCCTAAAACTAGAGGTTTGACCGTTTAGCATGCACACCCAGCACACTGTTGAATAGATATACCATAATTGCCTCTTTATTCATAATTTGCCTTCCTTTGTCTCAGCTACCCAAGATGCATTACATCCCAAAATATTAAATGGgaatttccaggaaaaaaagCAATTCAAGAGTTTGAAGTAACTTTTACCAAtatcatattatttttgttttcttttataattgctGTTGTTGGTCTTTAATCATGCCTCCATATACATTCTGCTTTATTCTAAGTATACATGTGAAGAAATGGGGCATAGTGTAGAGAGAGTTCAACATTGTCTCTGGTTCTAGACACCCAAGGAAGCTCTTGGGGTGTATCTTCCGAAGATAAGAAAGAAGGGAACTGGGAGTGGGAGTGTCTTCTACTTTGGTTTGgatatataatgaatatttagatttcattttggcggagagagagagagagagagagagagagagagagagagagagagagagagagagaagaggtatcTAAGGTCTAAGTGAGGCTCACTACCTGTCCTCTCTTAACTATCCCCATAAACCACATTTGCTTTGTAGGAGAGAACTGGGTTGTTGATGCTTAAGCGAGAAGGATGGAGAtgtagggatgtggctcagtggtggagcactgtCAACCATGCACTAGGTTTAGTTGCTGGtgtttaagacaaaacaaaacccggCATCAAAGACTGAGAAACGGATACAGAGAATAAGATGGTTGAACAGCAAAGGCAGACATGTGGGACAAGGAAAGCAGAGCAGCTGGGAGATGGTAAGGAGAGGGGATGGTCTCTGTACCACGCCAACCACATAGAGAGAAAACTCAAATCTACCTGTGTGTTTGATTTTAAACATCTGGATATTGAATGATCAAGATCATTACCAAAGAAAACCTTGTtttattcccccctccccccgaacACAAAGATCCTGTCTTTGTGTCCCACTTGGCCAGGACTTCAAGATCCAGTCCCCAGATAAGCCACGGAAACCCAGTGCTCTGTCCCATACCCTTCTGTGCCAGGTCCTCCCTGTGGAAGTCGTCATAAATCAGGCCAGCTGCGTTCAGGCTTCTGCCCCTTCAGGTCTGTCCATTTTCTCTGCCACTTCCCCCTGATCCTCTACAGTCCACAGGGTCAGACACTAGGCCCCTGTGGGAGGGACATACAGCTGCAATGGATGGAAGAGGTTACTGGCTTTGACTCTGTTGGATGAGGAGGCTAAGGATGCAATGTGCGTGTGTAGGGGTAGGGTGGGAGGGATTTAGGGGTAGAGTGGAAAggacatatgtgtgtgggtggataCGTATATCTCCAGGGCTTCCTTCCTCCTGTCAGGAATAGTGTAAATgctaaagggaagaaagaaacaaacaaaaaaacaaaacaaaacaaaaacccaaatgctttttaaaaaatgacagggAGGGGTATTTTCTTGTTCCTTTGttcctcacccctcccccagaTGACCATTTTGTAAATGAGTGTCTGGTATCTGTACTGAAGGATTCAGGAAGGGTGAAATGATTACAACTACATAATAAACTTAGGGGTAGACGAGAGAAACCCTAGAAGGAAATGCTGATAGGATTAAGTGGTAGACATCAGGAGTGATTGATTCTTTGTTCCTGACATGTAATCATAAGGCCATGTGGCactgtatataaatgtgtgtgtgtgtgtgtgtgtgtgtgtgtgtgtgtgtatacatacatacatacatacatacatacatacatacacactgggAAATGTGTGGTATACTATGCATGCTATTAAACATCTGCATTGCTGCTGTTAGGAATGAGGTCACAAGTGTTTCTCCACACACAGATGCCCACAAGTGTCTTTGACTCCTTATCTGTGTCTGGGCCATACTCCCAGCATTCTATCTAGCATACCTGAATGGAAACTCCTGCCCTGAACTTGACTTCTGGCAGGGATTCCTCTGCATGTATTGAACTGGGAATAAAAATAGCCCAAGATGTCCCTTCACAGTGCATTATTTGGGGCTGTAGGTTTTCCGGCTGTGGTTCCCTATCCCAATCTTGCCTCTCAGCATGGCTATTAGAGCTCCGAGGTCTTGGCAGACTCAGGTTGCCAGGGTTCTGCTGTTAGCAGGGCAATGTCCTCGAAGTGCACCTGAAGTTTCCTTCTGATGCCTGCTATACTGCTATGCATTCTCGAGGAGTTCTTGACCATGAGCCTTGGGTCGCTTTCTGCTGGAGCCCTTAGAAGCACCCATTGGGTGATTCACCACTGAGTCTCCAAAGCCAGCCACTCACACCATGTTTTGCCTACCAGGTCCCCTCCGCATGTCCTACTTGCCCCTGCTTGGTGGTACTCTCTCACCTTTCTCCCTTAAGGATACAGGTTCTGCATGGATCTGCCAGAGGCTGGAAGAGCCCCAGCAGAACTCCCAGAGGCCCTAACCACTCAGTTTCCCTCCAGCACCAAACTATCTGCGGCTGTTCCAATACCTAAGAAAGGGCTTGGCATAGCATTCAATATTCAATAGTATGGAAAGAATGAAAACCGCattcatgaaaaaataaatgatctCCTTTTGATTTTAGATACAGATAAAACACACACTGCCAATCAGAGCCTTGAGGTGGCAGGAAATAAACAAGGCTATTCCTCTGTGGGACCATGATTTCAGCCCAAAGTGAAGATGTGTGACTGTGAAGTCACCAGGGCAGCATATGGCATCAGGACATAGAATAGAGTCAGCCTGGAATGGCCTCTTTCTGCACTCTTGTGGTTAGAAGAGCCAGGCTAGAATTCATTACATCCACGCCCACGAAGTTCCCATCTTGAATCTGCGCCAGGATCCCTATATTTGTCTTCTAGAACCCTTGCCAGAGACAGCTCTATTTAAACCACTTGGACACGCATTAACTGCTGATCCCTCAGAAATAGTCCACGTGGGTTTCTAAACAGTCCAGTAGCAATAGCAAGCTGGGCATTTCTCACAGAGACAAAATACTTGTCTGCTCTGCACACTGTGTGGGTAGTTTGAGACATTCCAGGGTTGGACATATACAGGGTAAGTGGCCACATCTCTCTGGAGCACTCAGCACACTCCTGTGGTTCCAGGTCACTAACTGATCTCAGAAAGCCTAGAGCCTTGGTCCTTCCACAATATCCTACAACAGCATCGTTTCTAGGAACCCATTTCTATACTGAGGGCAGCTCTGCAGACCCCGATGTGGGCTGTCATCCCATCCAAGAAGGTGAAAGGGGCCCAGGACAAAGGAGAAAGGCTCACACACTGGAACCCGGGACCATTCTGGTTGTTCCTCTACCAATAGCTCACAGTATAACCTCAGGATCCCTTGTCCCCAGTGAGCACAGGATTGACATCTTGGGCAGAGCAAGGGTGAGTAGTCAAGTGCAATACAGTATCTTGGGATGACCTGGCTTTTCACCAAACATGATAGTCCCCATCTAGGTGTCACTGGGAGGTCTCATACGCACCTTATGTGCAGCTATCAGCCCTATGATTGCCTGTCTACCTGTTTTCTGATATCATGTGAAGGGCTCCATCTTTCCAATtcagctatttttttcttctctcttccagctAGAAGGTTCCCCTCCAGTCCACAGCCTTGACTCTGCCTCTTCACCATCAACCACACCCACTTAATTTGTTTCATTTGCTATGTCTGATTGTCTTCTTGGTGGCCTGGTTGCTTGGGTGCGTGATATCACTCACAGATTTATTGTATTAAATATGCTAGTGCAGCTGTATTTCCATACACAGCCATTTAGACGCTGGCACTGTGTGAGGACCAGTTTATAAATGGGACAACAGTGCTAGGTGTGACTCCGGAGTGTGACTCGATCAAGGCAGGTTCCCAATACTTTGAACCTGGCCATGGCTTCCAATCACCCCTCCTAATCTTGTCCCTAAGTTGGTACCACCAGACACACCTCTTGGCCATAATGGTAGATCCTGAAGACAGAAGATTTCCCGTGAAACACACACCGACTCAACTCCCAGCTCAACACCTTATGACCTATATGACTTGGTGCAAGCTACTCAACATCACTGAGCTTCAATGTCCTCATTATCTTAGATTAAGTTGAGATATATCTGTGACTCCTCTGGAACAAAGCAGGTAGTCACCTTCAGCATCACCATCCATCTTGGTTTTCAGTGAAAAGATGTCAATGGCTTGAAAAtggaatagatagatagaaaagatAGATAGAAACCCCTTCAATGGTGTGGAAGGTTTCTGTCCgccatcttcctcttcctattcTGACACTCAAGGCAGTCTGCAGGCAGCCCAATGAGTCCCCTCTGTTCTTGAATTTGCATAATTCACACTTCAGCACAGCCAAGTTCCAAAGCTCCTGCATGGTTCTAGGCACAAGGAGCCCATGTTATATAATgcccccctgccccgccccgcccctaaCCTGAGCTAAGCTGTCTTCTTGATTTGGACAGCAGACACTTGAGTCCTCTCACTGCTTGCTACCCTGGCTCAGTCCCTGCAGCTTGGGTCCAGGGTGGTCAAGAGACTCTTACTTTTGACCAACATTTGTGTCATGCTCTGTGCAGGAGCCCAGAAACCACCATTCTGAGCCCTTGTTATTCCTGTGGCAACTGTTGAGTGATTGTGTCACATTGGCCGTTAGAGCTCGGTGTACAGACAGCTTCCCGTTGCCTTCCTTGGGGGCTGCTGAAGGGCTAGGATTGGCCTCTGCCTTAACAGTAAGCATGGGAAGAGGCTTGGGATGGATCTGGGGTGTGCCTAGTGTGGGGGCTGCCCTCTGATGCTCAGATGCCTGATGTCACCGGTAATCTCTCTTCCTGATAGGTAAGCTCTGCCTCGCCCCTCTGCTGGCCACTGTTGccccttcctgctgcctccatgaGTTCTAACATTCTGTGCTCTGATCTGTGCATGCTCCCTACTTTCTCTCCCTAGCAGCTGTGGGCACACCCAGCAGTCCCTACCTCTAGGCTGTGTGTTGTTATGACACGGTGACTTGACCGTAGCTATGGGGCAGGAGCCACACCACAGGTGGAGTGCTGGGGGAGGTGGATGGGACTAGCTGCCACCAAGCACTGATGTCACAAGCTAATAATGGGGAAAGCCAGGCTCCCTACTGTGATTGCCACCCCCAGGGGCTTAATGTTGCTTTGCATTGCTGTGCTCTCCAGAAAGCGTGGTTGCCTGTGGTATCCACTGTAGCCTGTCTCAGAGTGCCTCATGACAACGTTAATGACATGTCAGCATGGGAGTTTTGAGGGTCCCCTGTAGCTCTGGGTCCATGTACACAGATTATATTGAGTAACGAATCAGGCCATGTATGTGCACAAACTAGCTGTTGAGATGTAGTGGAGGAATCATGGGTTTGTCATGTACTGAGACTACTGTGGCTGGCACATACCCAACCACACAGCAGGAGGGTACAAGTTCAAAATCAACTTATCAAAAGACTCTAGGGGTAATCCTTACTTGCATCTTCCAGCTCGGTGTCTCTAGGCATTCCTTGGCTTGTGGCTGCCTCATTCTGATCTCTGCTCCTGTCCTCTCATGTGTCACTCATAAGCCCCACTTGGGTAGTCAGGGATGCTCTCATCTTGAAGTTGTCAATCACATCTGCAATGGTCCTTTCTCCACATAAAAGCACATTCGTAATGTGAGGGTATGTGCTCACTCCTTTTCCAACCCAGGGCACTAAATGGGCTTAGAAATGTCACCTTATATTTCTGAGCCTTGACACTTTCATTTACAAGAGAGATTTTCTACCCCCCAAAAGGCAATTGTGAAACTTGGGGTGAGTGTGTATTTAAGTGAATGTTCTGTGACTGTGAGATTTTAACTGTGCTAGCTCGAACCTCAGAGAACTGAGATCTGTGACAAGTTCCTTGCCACTCTGTCACCTCCCCAATCCCTGCCCTGGTCTTTCTTCTCTGGCTTTCTAACAGACTCTGGTTCCCATGACTCATAGCCCAGATTTTCCCATATGGAAAGCACTTATGTatatatgctaaaaaaaaattccctcccACCTCCAGGCTAGACTGGCTTTTTCTGTGTCCTTGGGACCACGAGGGACAAGTGCAGGCATCTTGCTCTTCCATTGACCACTAGAGAGGAGCTTCTAATTCAGAAACTCTGGGTCTGGACCCATGCTGACCCCTTTAGAGCTTTGTGACCCTAGGCAGGTATCTTAACGTCTCTGAGCTTCAGGTTCTTCACCTGAATGCAAAGATGATGGCGTCTGCCTTGTTGGCACAACTTAGGTTCGTAGAAAGATCAACTGGGAGAAAGTTGAAAGCGTTTTATGTGTGTAGGATCTTGTCATTCCAGTCCAGGGTAAGGACACGCCCCCACACAGCTGCATTgcgttttcttcctcttctccctgttCCCATCTCCCCTTCTGATTCATTAACCAGGGTCTTAGGTCCCTGCCTCCCCTAACCAACGTTTCTCATCTAGTCACTctacttttcaattgctgtggaCCTGAATGAATACTGGTCTCATGATGAAGGACTTTGTCCTCAGGCACCAGGCCTATCTCCATATTCAGGGATTCACTGGTACCATCAGGACCAGCCTGACACCATGGAGAAAAGGCCTATTGTACTGGTAGAAGAAAGCTCTGGCAGGGTCTTTGGCTCGAAAATGGAGAACAGAGCTCTCTAAGGGCAGCTGGGTTTTGCTGCTTCAAATCTGTGCTCAATTATTCTCTCTTAGTCTTGACAAACGGGGGGGGGGAGTAGAATCCTTATTTGCATGGCTGGTGAGAGccaccttgatgcagggggcagaggaagggcgtttcctgggttctgggtgtGGGTAAAGCTTGTCCCATTTCACAAGTGCAAGTCCTTGCAGAATGAAGACAGTAAGTACAGGGTTTAGGTGTGCAGCGTCACAGGGTGAGATGTCACCTGCCATCAACTCTGCCCTAGTCTagttctggggctggaactgAACCCACTGCTCCCCCAGGACCTCCCACCTACACGGGCTTTGGCCCCAGAGGGGAGACATACTCACTCTCTAAATAAAGGGATGTCAAGCCTCTGTGTCTCCCAAGGATGAAGGAATGTAGTAATAGCCTCTTGGCTCACATCACTCTCCACTGGCACAGAGACCATAAAGGTGGCCAAATACCAAACAATCTCCTTGCCAAGCACTCACCGATGGTCCTCAGTGGAGTGCCGTTCCCTCTCATCTCCCAGGTATTCATAGGTGCTCCTTCCTTGACCTTTCTATCTCCTTTCTtgacctttcctttcttcctataaTGTCTTCAGCCTCAAGATGGTCTCACATACCCATGCATGTCTCTGGGCTGATGTACTTATCACGATGGTATGCCTAAGTGTGTGTCTCCCCTCATGGTCCAGGGCCATTTTCAGTGGAGTCAAGGGATCAAGCTGGCAGGTAGCTCTTGGAGGACAGGGAAGTAGGAAGGTATCTCAAAGCAGGTTTCACGTCTTCTGCCCTCTTCCTACTCAGTTCCTGTCAGAGTTGGCTAGAGAAGGTCAGACAGATGTCGGATTTATAGACATTTCCAAGCAATTCCTACAGAGGACttgcctctccccttctccctgaccttgggccaggttATTACACTGCACAGGGAGACAGACAAACACCCCGAGGGATGAAGTTGGGGGACCCCATATTTACATGCTCCGAGGCCTCCAGTCCGTTGTGAAGGGATCCTTGGTGTGTGAACTGAATCTTCCTGGGCAGATGTGGAGGAGGGTGAGTGGGGAGTGAaagccagagacaggagggtctcgaGGTCATAGCAGATACAATATCCCCAACATTCCCTCAGTGCTTAGAAAGGCCTGTCAATGTGCATTCTTCTCTATTCCTTAGGGTTGTGATCCTGTTCTGAGCTGGCAATAAACACTCGCTGTGACGTGCAGTCAACCCAAGCACCAGATCCCAGCCAACATGACCCTCGCAGGTAGGTACCTGCAGCACTCAGTGATGAACACTATAGCACCagccatttctctctgtgtgtgttcatgtgtgctgaGAGGCATGTGTATGTACGACACACGTTTGTGCCTGGCATACATGCCTGTCCACAtgcgtgtagaggtcagaggagaacttcaGGTGCCATTTCTCTGGACCCATTCATCTCGTTTTTAGAAAGGGTTTTTCATTGGCCTGAGGCTTGTGGATATGGCTAAACTGACCGGCCAGTGAGTGTCAGGGATCTTCTTGTTCCTGCCTGCCAGTGGCTTTtacatgtgagtgctgagaatcaaaactCGGACTTGCAAGGCAGGCATGTTACCAGCTCCTCAGCCCTCTTTCTCTGTGCATGAGTGCTCTTACAGATGCCTAGAAAGACCTGGCGGCAAGGCAGAGGCGAAGTCACGTCTGGTGTTGGGTGGGATCACAGCTAAATTCTTCTTCCTCATTTGCTCGTTTgtgcattatttaaaaatttttaataatatcttTATATAGTGTTGAAATCATGCTTTCAGGCTTTTAAGAGAAAATGAGCACTGGCATGTTGTGGGACTGGTACTGAGGAGTCTTTTATGTTGCGTAGAAAACAGGGTGCGGTGGGGGAAGGGCCGGCAGGGGCCCCCAGGATGACCTGTGGTGACCTCCAGGGAGACTCCTGGTGTCAGGGGTACATTTCCGCTCTGTGGATAGTCACTCTCCTGGTTTGATTTCTGTGTTGGGAAGGTTTGAGGAGACTCCCAGTCTGACTCCCTCTAGAGTGGGCCTGGACCACAAGGAGAGTAGCAAGGAAGCCTCCTGTATTGACCGCTTCATTCTTTCAGCAGCCATGGTCTGTCCTTGGGTGGAAGTAGGAGATGGAGATTGGGGACCAGGATGGGGACTGGCGCCTGGGGTCTTTACTAGAGGATACTTTGCGTTTGGGATTGACAGAAGAATGGGATCAGCTGTGTGAGTTGGAAGGTCAAATTTCAAGCCCGAGGTGGCCTAGGCTCGGGTACTTTGGAGCCAGAAAGCCTGGGCTGACTCACGGAAACACCAGCTGCTGGGGCTGGTGGGCCCAtcttcactggcttgctctctcgtAGCCTACAAGGAGAAGATGAAGGAGCTCCCGCTGGTGTCTCTGTTCTGCTCCTGCTTCCTGTCCGATCCCCTGAATAAATCATCCTACAAGTATGAAGGTAAGTGGGAGCTCGTCTGGGAAAGGAAAGggtggaggcttctgtgtcctgtgtttgtgggtgccctccccccccccccgttgacCCCCATCTCGTAAAACTGTCCTGGTCATAGTGTGTCTTCTTTCCCAGAGCCTGAGGGGCCTGAGTCCAGGGGATGTGGCCTGGAGTTGCCAGGTATCGGCCAGGGGTCTAGAGGGCCTTCCTGAGGCACTTGCTCCTAGGGTCCCTTTTGCACATTCTTTGAATAAATTGACACCCCAGAGGATGCAAGGACAAGCCAGACACAGGTTCTGAGATTCTGTCCATAATGACACAGAGCAAAAAACAACCGAACACTTGGTGTGTTGAGCAGGGCTTCTAGGGACAGACAGCAGCCCCGAAGTGGAAAGCGCACTTCCTACCTGGTGACAGTGGTGCTGTCCGAGTCCCCAGAGTACTGGGTGGTGCTGTCACAGAGTACTGGATGGCCACGCTCTCACACAGACAGGTCATCTCTTCATTTCTGGTTGCCAGGAAGGGATGGGTTCGGTCTGTCGGTGAGAGCGGCGGGCCTGTGGATGATGACCTGAGACTGTTTTTTCCGTTTAGGCTGGTGTGGGAGACAGTGTAGGAGGAAAGGTCAAAGCCAGCGGAAAGGCAGTGCTcactggagagaaagaagagaagagggtaGGCGGGAGCCAGGGGAGAGGTTCACAGGCCATCAGAGGGACAGGGcaaggaggggctgggggcgggcGCGGGGTGAAATGAACCGATGTCTGTCACCAGCGAGGAACAACAGCGGCTGGCGTTGCCTGCGGCTGCAATCGCAAACCACAGCTCATGGGATCCTCAAACCTTACTCTGTCAAAGCCACTGGCCTTAGGGTCCAGTGTTCAGGATCCATCAGACCCTAGTCATTGGTGTGCCTTGGGACCCCCAGCttccctgtgtctgtgtgcatgtgcgcatgctCGTTGGGGCCGCAGCCGCTCCTCGGCAGGTGAGCAGCCCCAACTCTGCCCCTCTATAGCAGATACGGTGGACCTGAACTGGTGCGTCATCTCTGACATGGAAGTCATCGAGCTGAACAAGTGCACCTCGGGCCAGTCCTTTGAAGTCATCCTGAAGCCACCCTCCTTCGACGGGGTGCCCGAGTTTAACGCCTCCCTCCCCCGACGGCGAGACCCATCCTTAGAAGAGATTCAGAAGAAACTAGAAGCAGCTGAGGAGCGAAGGAAGGTTAGCCCAGCCCCGTCGTCTTTCTTATCTCTCTTCCTTTCATCCCGGTgtgagcaggaaggaggagaggggtggTGTCCCTGAGCGGGTAAGGGGGCGTAGCGAACCTGAGAATGTTCAGACggcacctcctgagtgctgggcataGACTAAGACAGGACTTACAGGAGACAAGACCACGAGTGTGCACTGGGTGAGCTTACAGTTTGCTTAGGGTGTCACATTTCCTCTCCGAGCCGGCCTTCTATTCAACTTCCCTGTTTCCTATCCATTCTCATGGCTCAACTCAGATGCCATCTTATCGTGAGCATTTcttcatcttaaaaacaaaaacaacccccccctccaaaaaaaaaaaaaaaaccctttctccgTTGAATTCTTGTGGTCCCTCCCTTTACCTTCAAGGCATTTATCACATGCAGGGCCGGGTTTCAGTTATTAATATGCACGTTTATTTCTACTAGGCTGTTTGCTGCCTTCCTAGGCGCCTGGAGTTGTGAGTGCCTTGAAGCTAATAGACGATTACTTAGTAtttgtgagtgaatgagtgaaagGATGAatgatgaaaatgagaaaagagattTAGACGCTATTTAGAAAGGGGCTAATAAAGTCAAAGACGGTGGAAAGCTTTGCAGGGGTCCCGTGCCATTGCTTCCTGCTTCTGGGCCAGAGGACCCTGTT
The nucleotide sequence above comes from Peromyscus maniculatus bairdii isolate BWxNUB_F1_BW_parent chromosome 9, HU_Pman_BW_mat_3.1, whole genome shotgun sequence. Encoded proteins:
- the Stmn4 gene encoding stathmin-4 isoform X4, with amino-acid sequence MTLAAYKEKMKELPLVSLFCSCFLSDPLNKSSYKYEGWCGRQCRRKGQSQRKGSAHWRERREEDTVDLNWCVISDMEVIELNKCTSGQSFEVILKPPSFDGVPEFNASLPRRRDPSLEEIQKKLEAAEERRKYQEAELLKHLAEKREHEREVIQKAIEENNNFIKMAKEKLAQKMESNKENREAHLAAMLERLQEKEPPAAR
- the Stmn4 gene encoding stathmin-4 isoform X2; protein product: MTLAAYKEKMKELPLVSLFCSCFLSDPLNKSSYKYEGWCGRQCRRKGQSQRKGSAHWRERREEDTVDLNWCVISDMEVIELNKCTSGQSFEVILKPPSFDGVPEFNASLPRRRDPSLEEIQKKLEAAEERRKYQEAELLKHLAEKREHEREVIQKAIEENNNFIKMAKEKLAQKMESNKENREAHLAAMLERLQEKDKHAEEVRKNKELKEEASR
- the Stmn4 gene encoding stathmin-4 isoform X6, with product MTLAAYKEKMKELPLVSLFCSCFLSDPLNKSSYKYEDTVDLNWCVISDMEVIELNKCTSGQSFEVILKPPSFDGVPEFNASLPRRRDPSLEEIQKKLEAAEERRKYQEAELLKHLAEKREHEREVIQKAIEENNNFIKMAKEKLAQKMESNKENREAHLAAMLERLQEKDKHAEEVRKNKELKEEASR
- the Stmn4 gene encoding stathmin-4 isoform X8, with product MTLAAYKEKMKELPLVSLFCSCFLSDPLNKSSYKYEDTVDLNWCVISDMEVIELNKCTSGQSFEVILKPPSFDGVPEFNASLPRRRDPSLEEIQKKLEAAEERRKYQEAELLKHLAEKREHEREVIQKAIEENNNFIKMAKEKLAQKMESNKENREAHLAAMLERLQEKEPPAAR
- the Stmn4 gene encoding stathmin-4 isoform X1, with the translated sequence MTLAAYKEKMKELPLVSLFCSCFLSDPLNKSSYKYEGWCGRQCRRKGQSQRKGSAHWRERREEADTVDLNWCVISDMEVIELNKCTSGQSFEVILKPPSFDGVPEFNASLPRRRDPSLEEIQKKLEAAEERRKYQEAELLKHLAEKREHEREVIQKAIEENNNFIKMAKEKLAQKMESNKENREAHLAAMLERLQEKDKHAEEVRKNKELKEEASR
- the Stmn4 gene encoding stathmin-4 isoform X3, yielding MTLAAYKEKMKELPLVSLFCSCFLSDPLNKSSYKYEGWCGRQCRRKGQSQRKGSAHWRERREEADTVDLNWCVISDMEVIELNKCTSGQSFEVILKPPSFDGVPEFNASLPRRRDPSLEEIQKKLEAAEERRKYQEAELLKHLAEKREHEREVIQKAIEENNNFIKMAKEKLAQKMESNKENREAHLAAMLERLQEKEPPAAR
- the Stmn4 gene encoding stathmin-4 isoform X7 is translated as MTLAAYKEKMKELPLVSLFCSCFLSDPLNKSSYKYEADTVDLNWCVISDMEVIELNKCTSGQSFEVILKPPSFDGVPEFNASLPRRRDPSLEEIQKKLEAAEERRKYQEAELLKHLAEKREHEREVIQKAIEENNNFIKMAKEKLAQKMESNKENREAHLAAMLERLQEKEPPAAR
- the Stmn4 gene encoding stathmin-4 isoform X5: MTLAAYKEKMKELPLVSLFCSCFLSDPLNKSSYKYEADTVDLNWCVISDMEVIELNKCTSGQSFEVILKPPSFDGVPEFNASLPRRRDPSLEEIQKKLEAAEERRKYQEAELLKHLAEKREHEREVIQKAIEENNNFIKMAKEKLAQKMESNKENREAHLAAMLERLQEKDKHAEEVRKNKELKEEASR